TAGAGATCGTTGCTGTTGGTGCAATTGCCATAACGTTAGAATTACGTAATCCATAAATTTTAACCTGCTGGCGCAACTTATCCCAGTTTAAAGTTTGTTGAACATTCTGTTTTAGATATTTACCACGATTCTTTTTTAATAATTGAATAGAGTCGATTGGAAGAACACCACGGCTCCATAAGGAGCCTTTAAAAGTTTCGTAAACACCACGCTCTTTAGCTAATTCCATTGAAGCCTTGATAGCATAATAGCTAATTACCTCCATACTGTAATCTGAAAATTGTATAGCTTTTTTAGAAGCATAGGGAACTTTTTGTATATATAAGGCATCTTGAAACCCCATCAAACCTAAGCCTATTGGTCTGTGTTTAAGGTTAGCCTTACGCGCTTGTGGTACACTATAGTAGTTAATATCGATAACATTATCGAGCATTCTAATTGCTGTCTTGATTGTATCTCTTATTTTTTTGATGTCTAATTTACCTTCTTTCATGTGATTAACGAGATTAATACTGCCTAAGTTACAAACAGCGATTTCCTTTTCTGAAGTGTTTAAGGTGATTTCTGTACACAAGTTAGAACTGTGAATAACGCCAACATGCTGCTGAGGAGATCGTAAGTTGCAAGCGTCTTTAAATGTTATCCATGGATGCCCGGTTTCAAATAACATACTAAGGATTTTTCTCCATAGAACAACAGCTGAAACAGTTCTTCCGTGAATCTTGCCTTTACGAACTGCATTCTCATATGAAACATATGCTTTCTCAAAAGCGAAACCAAATTTATCATGTAAATCTGGCACTTCATTGGGAGAAAATAAAGTCCAAAATTTATTTTCAAACACTCGTTTCATAAATAAATCCGGAATCCAATTAGCGGTATTCATATCATGGGTACGACGTCTGTCGTCACCTGTATTTTTACGTAGGTCTAAAAATTCTTCAATATCCATATGCCAAGTTTCCAAATAAGCACAAACAGCACCTTTGCGTTTTCCCCCTTGATTCACTGCGATAGCAGTGGCATCAGCTACGTTTAGAAACGGTACAATTCCTAAGGATTTTCCATTAGTGCCTTTAATATGAGCGCCCATTGCACGTACTTGAGACCAATCATTTCCTAAGCCTCCTGCATACTTGGACAACAACGCATTGTCCTTAAATGCATTATAGATGCCTTCTAAATTGTCCGGTATTGTAGTTAAAAAACAACTAGATAGCTGAGGAAACAGCGTACCAGAATTGAATAATGTTGGCGTTGAACTCATAAAATCAAAAGAGGAAAGGACTTTGTAAAATTCAATGGCTCGCCTAGTGTGTTCTTTTTTTTCTGATTGAGCTAATCCCATTGCTACGCGCATGAAAAAAACTTGAGGGAGTTCTATGCGTGTTTGATGGTGATGAATTAAATAGCGGTCGTATAAAGTTTGTATACTTAAATAGGTAAATTTTTTGTCGCTTTGTGGCTGTAAAGTTTTTGCTAGTTTGTCTAAATTAAAATTAT
The genomic region above belongs to Coxiella endosymbiont of Amblyomma americanum and contains:
- a CDS encoding ribonucleoside-diphosphate reductase subunit alpha yields the protein MEINIKQNNQLSIGPLSTISSSKILNPLYVIKRNGNVVRYNINRVIVTMKKAFLTIEGEKTKKSNQAQKAITQLTNQITNLLHRRWSSSGAVHVESIRDQVELTLACAGLHKVARSYALHRKENHEKRERQKTHNNVRDRKKNICVTLEDGTSVPLDNLWLTRIVYLACNNLKDVDANKILLQTKNNLFDGITHRDIYRALVMTARTLVESEPNYTYVAARLLLHHLYNEALNGLDINHNLVYEEITEYYPTAFKAFIKKGIAEEHLDPKLNNFNLDKLAKTLQPQSDKKFTYLSIQTLYDRYLIHHHQTRIELPQVFFMRVAMGLAQSEKKEHTRRAIEFYKVLSSFDFMSSTPTLFNSGTLFPQLSSCFLTTIPDNLEGIYNAFKDNALLSKYAGGLGNDWSQVRAMGAHIKGTNGKSLGIVPFLNVADATAIAVNQGGKRKGAVCAYLETWHMDIEEFLDLRKNTGDDRRRTHDMNTANWIPDLFMKRVFENKFWTLFSPNEVPDLHDKFGFAFEKAYVSYENAVRKGKIHGRTVSAVVLWRKILSMLFETGHPWITFKDACNLRSPQQHVGVIHSSNLCTEITLNTSEKEIAVCNLGSINLVNHMKEGKLDIKKIRDTIKTAIRMLDNVIDINYYSVPQARKANLKHRPIGLGLMGFQDALYIQKVPYASKKAIQFSDYSMEVISYYAIKASMELAKERGVYETFKGSLWSRGVLPIDSIQLLKKNRGKYLKQNVQQTLNWDKLRQQVKIYGLRNSNVMAIAPTATISNICGISQSIEPTYQNLFVKSNLSGEFTIINPYLVASLKNHDLWDDTMVHDLKHYNGSIQQIHRIPQDLKRLYATAFEVESRWLIGAASRRQKWIDQAQSFNLYITEPSGKKLDTLYRMAWLHGLKTTYYLRSIGATGTEKATIRDATLNAVINQSTSHMCVIENIENTDCEACQ